Part of the Fusarium musae strain F31 chromosome 3, whole genome shotgun sequence genome, ATTACGTCGCTGGTCTCGTTGGCGAAGGCCTAACACGTCTGTTTGTTGAGTCCGAGTTGGCTAATCCTAAGCTTGCTGAGCGTCCTTCTCTTACCGAGTCAATGGCTCAATTCCTCCAGAAGACCAACATCATTCGAGATATCCATGAAGATTGGCAAGATGGCCGAAGATGGTATCCCAAGGAGATCTGGAGCCAGCACGTCGACAAGTGGGAAGATATGTTCGACCCCAGCCAGCAAACGAAGGCCCTGGAGTGTGTTTCAGCGATGGTTCTCGATGCGCTAAAGCACAGTGAGGAATGTCTGTTCTACATGGCGGGCATCAAGGACCAGAGTGTTTTCAACTTTGTTGCTATTCCTCAAGGCATGGCCATTGCGACATTGGAGCTTGTCTTCCGCAACCCTGATGTCCTCAAGAGGAACGTCAAGATCACAAAGGGCGATGCCTGCAAGATCATGTTCGAGTGCACACAAAATCTCTACACAGTATGTGAGGTCTTCAAGCGATATGCTCGACAaatcgccaagaagaacgaccCTCGTGACCCTAACTTCCTTGCCATCAGTGCTCAATGTGCAAAGGTATGTCTTCCTCTCTAACATCTCTGATTTCGGTTCGCTAATGATTTCCAGATTGAGCAATTCATCGAGACTCTTTTCCCCAAGCAGGACCCCAAGAAGCTCGCTGTGACTCAGGCCCAAGTCCAAAACAAGGAGCCGACTATGGACGGAGGCGAGACTCTTGTTCTCTTCGGCGTTGTCATTGCAGCTCTGGTCTGCATTTCTGGTCTTATGGTACGCCAGCCCCATACTCTCAAGGCCGCAGTCAACTAACATCCGATCCACAGATTGGTACCGCTTGGATCTTTGGAGCCAGATTCGATACTATCTTCAGGGAAGCCAGTGTTTTCCTACCAGGTGGCGAAAAGGCTACTCCCATGATTACGGGTCACGAAGAATTGTAATATTATGCGCGCCGATTTGTTTTGCTTTGTTCACGGCACGAACCTTTTTAACGATATCCTAACGTACATACCACATTTAGCAATGGTCCTCATATGACAGGACCTGCTCGGCGGCATATTGCTGGGCTTTATACTCTTGTTAATACTACCTGCAGCGGCGCGATGAAGCGCGCGTTGCAGTTCAAGTTTCGTCCCCCGTTCACCCACTGGTGATGTCTCTGATCTTGATACCCAACTACAACTCCTGCACGGATGTCAAATTGCAATCGAGTCCTTCCATGACTATGATTGTGCCGAAGAAGTGCGAAAATTAAATatctcttgctcttggttTCCGCCTCACAGCGATGTCACGCCACAAGTCTATCTCGACATGTTTGAGGATGATAGACTGGTGGCGGCGGGCAAACATTTCATTCAGCCTTGTAGACATTAATTCATCTCGGATTCGACCCGTGTTTGGCGATTCTTGCTCCTTTTGGACGTGCTATTACTAGTAAGGCATGAAATGTGTCTGGGCAAGGTTTCACCTttgatgctgttggtgcGACATGCTGTTACACTACCGGCGGGACACGTCTTAGCCGATCTTTCATCAACGGACGTGCCCATCATCCAGGGGTTTTGGTTACATCGCCCTGCTCTTTTTGAGCCGTCAAGATGCAGGCCAAAAAGATGATGGCAGAGCCTTTGGCTTTTGATCTCGAGAGAACATTGGGATAAATTTAGAATTTAATGAACTAAATTATGGTCAACTCCCTCGTTCTCCAACTTCGCAGATTCTTGTCTTAGTTGTTACCGGCATCAATTTGTGGTATCAAGTCTGCTGATAACCCGAGCATCATGAGTCGCTTTTCACATACTGGCTCTTGATTTAGTAAGAGGCGCTCGTCAAACTTGTCACTTTATGCACTGACGAGAAACAAATGGTAGTCTAGAAGGTCTATTGCCGTTACGTACCATCTATAGTAACAAACACGCTCGGTTAGGCTATTTCCAAGCCTCAAAAACTCCTGATACACATGACTTGAGATGATTCATAAATGACACCCTAAATTATATCCCATACATACACGAGGCATAAATGGTTCAGGTTTGTACAAGTGGCCAATTATCCTGAAATATTTTGTGGTATAAGAAAAATTCCGCTTTCCCTTGTCCCTGGGTTCCCtgattgatgctgctgctgcgttgCTGCTTCTATTGGTTGCCGTTGTTGGCAATGTTGCTGGTAGTGCCCTGGACgttgttcttgaccttggcaccGGTCGATCCAGCGAGGCtcttgatgaggctggcGACCTGGGCAGGGCCGTCGAGCTGCTGGAAGCCCATGAGGTAGGCGGCGAGACCGGCAACGTGAGGAGAGGCTGTGAAACATGTTAGTTTTGAGACTTGACTTGATAGTGGTGGGGAAGGAAGACATACCCATGCTGGTGCCACTGAGGGTAGCGGTGTCAGTGTTTGACTTGATACCGACACTGAGGACGTTGACACCGGGAGCATAGACGTCGACCTCGGGACCAAAGTTGGAGAAATCAGCACGCTCATCGGTGGTGGCGTCAATAGCACCAACGGTGATAGCGTTGGGAGCAGAGCCAGGAGAAGTGAGGGCAGTTTCACGCTATAAAGAAGTCAGTTAGGTCACAAATCATGACGGATAGTTGATCACTTACGTTCTCGTTACCGGCGGCAACAACAGGGACAACGCCAGCCTTGAAGAGAGCCTCGATAGCGCGGTTGATGGCTTGAGAGaagtcaccaccaagagaCATGTTCATAACAGCCTTGCCAACAcggttcttcttcttggcgtcGTCAATAACAAACTGCATGCCCTGGAGGACACCAGAGTTGCTGCCACCGCCTGAGGCATCGAGGACCTTGACGGCAACAAGGTCAACCTTCTTAGCAACGCCGAAGGTAGCACCACCAATAGTACCAGCGACGTGGCTGCCGTGACCgttctcatcgtcatcctatATCCAGTTAGCACCATCTCTTTTCTAAGTGTTCACGACTCTTGGGTTACTTACAACATTGTTAATGAAGTTAGCTCCGAAAGTGGCACGGCCCTCGAACTCGCTGTGATCAACCTTGATACCAGTGTCGACAACATAGGCAGTGATGCCCTCACCAGCGGAGTCGTCGAAAACATAGGTGTCCTGGTTGACCTGGGCGTGAGAGAGACGGTCAAGTCCAGGAGGGGCATTAACTTGAGCAATAGCAGCATTAAGTTGAACTTTCTGGTCGGCCTCGATATATGC contains:
- the ERG6_1 gene encoding Delta(24)-sterol C-methyltransferase (BUSCO:EOG09262HA6~antiSMASH:Cluster_3.2) gives rise to the protein MGYLYYLFHPYQLRSIIQWKVWHDPVHQRDPSTESPELKECFRYLDMTSRSFAAVIQELNHELLVPITLFYLCLRGLDTIEDDMTIPLEKKVPLLRNFHITMEEDGWQFHESQEKDKELLEHFDVVVTELKKIKAPYYHIINDVTRKMGNGMADYAQNEEMIKNGVQTIEEYELYCHYVAGLVGEGLTRLFVESELANPKLAERPSLTESMAQFLQKTNIIRDIHEDWQDGRRWYPKEIWSQHVDKWEDMFDPSQQTKALECVSAMVLDALKHSEECLFYMAGIKDQSVFNFVAIPQGMAIATLELVFRNPDVLKRNVKITKGDACKIMFECTQNLYTVCEVFKRYARQIAKKNDPRDPNFLAISAQCAKIEQFIETLFPKQDPKKLAVTQAQVQNKEPTMDGGETLVLFGVVIAALVCISGLMIGTAWIFGARFDTIFREASVFLPGGEKATPMITGHEEL
- a CDS encoding hypothetical protein (SMCOG1075:alkaline serine protease, subtilase family~antiSMASH:Cluster_3.2~MEROPS:MER0000344); this translates as MALLRTFLASLLVAAPFAAAAPIDVAETMGDMADSIGGGLGNEADKKMGISAFLRPMLKNPDAQNIIANRYIVVYNDTFDDDAISAKEASFAAAIKKRNLNKRSSIGKAMSTSIQSFRMNKWRAMSLDADDLMVQDLYNSDEVAYIEADQKVQLNAAIAQVNAPPGLDRLSHAQVNQDTYVFDDSAGEGITAYVVDTGIKVDHSEFEGRATFGANFINNVDDDENGHGSHVAGTIGGATFGVAKKVDLVAVKVLDASGGGSNSGVLQGMQFVIDDAKKKNRVGKAVMNMSLGGDFSQAINRAIEALFKAGVVPVVAAGNENRETALTSPGSAPNAITVGAIDATTDERADFSNFGPEVDVYAPGVNVLSVGIKSNTDTATLSGTSMASPHVAGLAAYLMGFQQLDGPAQVASLIKSLAGSTGAKVKNNVQGTTSNIANNGNQ